In one window of Pseudobdellovibrionaceae bacterium DNA:
- the spoVG gene encoding septation regulator SpoVG, giving the protein MKITEVNVFPVNEERLKAYVSITIDDCFVVRDLKVIRGNTGLFVAMPSKKRRDGEFKDIAHPLNQETREMIEQAVFDEYEKQVRSMGDSLKELDESDGE; this is encoded by the coding sequence ATGAAAATCACCGAGGTGAATGTTTTCCCTGTCAATGAAGAACGGCTTAAAGCCTATGTATCCATCACAATCGATGACTGCTTTGTTGTGCGAGACTTAAAAGTGATTCGCGGCAATACTGGCCTGTTTGTGGCCATGCCCAGCAAGAAGCGTCGAGATGGAGAATTCAAAGATATCGCCCATCCGCTAAACCAAGAAACTCGTGAAATGATCGAGCAAGCGGTTTTTGACGAGTATGAAAAACAAGTGCGCTCTATGGGTGACTCACTAAAAGAGCTCGATGAATCGGACGGC
- a CDS encoding right-handed parallel beta-helix repeat-containing protein: protein MAPPSSLSYSSVPTVIYAGDSFLLAAPSLDGVADSFSISPSLPPGLLFNTQTGAITGTPSEPIAETTYTITASNSAGSTETQIQIGVGQKFSINANGDGSDYNLGDNNCDNGSGACTLRAAVEEANNEPGVPAKIVTATSYSISLSSTLVINSDVLLENPHGIKTVLDASGLERGVDIISGDVTIDGFTIDGASSGSSLANGVGLKATNSKLHLLNCQISNNSSSSFLMGTGAYIVTSQEFLMDNCTVTNNSSTNGSSDGAGLFIQSPSGEVANSIFTNNNSAGGGGAITKHSGYFLVRNSQFSNNQSEYGGGAIKALFGIEIQSTTFTSNSNNNIQGGGAIYAQTGDVKIMDSEFQGNTAAGGANYGAHIYGTGWSSGSLISGSTFSSGNYYSVYLHSLTSDFTVVNSTFSNNPFHLVINADAAASLTTLQNVTFSGATSHSLAVYDSDVEVVNSIFAGASTNNCTISGVSTLVSLGGNIDDDNSCGFAHGTDLSTNPQFDVAGLANNGGSTQTISLQAGSPALDSGLNAYCPTTDQRGLPRPADGGGGLTCDRGAVEKQ, encoded by the coding sequence GTGGCCCCTCCGTCCTCGCTAAGTTACTCTAGTGTGCCCACAGTGATCTATGCTGGTGACTCTTTTTTATTGGCAGCACCCAGCCTCGATGGCGTGGCTGACTCATTTTCGATTTCACCGAGTTTACCCCCAGGACTGCTTTTTAACACCCAGACTGGAGCCATAACGGGAACCCCATCAGAACCCATCGCCGAAACGACCTATACCATCACCGCATCTAACTCGGCGGGGTCTACAGAGACACAAATTCAAATTGGAGTCGGTCAAAAATTCAGCATCAATGCCAATGGGGACGGATCAGATTACAATCTTGGTGATAATAATTGCGACAATGGCTCGGGAGCCTGCACTCTCAGAGCCGCCGTGGAAGAGGCCAACAATGAACCCGGCGTTCCTGCAAAAATTGTAACTGCCACAAGCTACTCAATAAGTCTTTCAAGTACCCTTGTTATCAACAGTGATGTCCTTCTTGAAAATCCCCATGGCATAAAAACCGTATTGGATGCCTCTGGGCTTGAGCGCGGCGTGGACATTATCAGCGGTGATGTCACCATTGATGGTTTCACTATTGATGGGGCTTCAAGTGGCTCGTCCCTTGCCAATGGGGTTGGCCTTAAAGCAACCAACTCAAAATTGCACTTACTAAATTGTCAAATCAGCAATAACTCCAGCAGCTCGTTTCTTATGGGAACTGGGGCCTACATAGTAACATCCCAAGAGTTTTTGATGGACAACTGCACCGTGACCAACAACAGCAGCACCAATGGCAGCAGTGATGGCGCCGGCCTTTTTATACAATCTCCCTCTGGCGAGGTGGCCAACTCCATTTTCACAAACAATAATTCCGCTGGCGGTGGCGGGGCGATCACTAAACACAGCGGGTATTTTCTTGTACGAAATTCTCAATTTTCAAATAATCAATCTGAGTATGGAGGTGGCGCCATCAAAGCGTTGTTCGGAATTGAGATTCAATCAACTACGTTTACTTCAAATTCCAACAACAATATCCAGGGAGGCGGCGCAATTTACGCGCAAACAGGGGATGTGAAAATAATGGACTCCGAGTTTCAAGGCAACACCGCAGCTGGCGGAGCGAATTATGGCGCCCATATCTACGGCACCGGGTGGAGTAGCGGATCTTTGATTTCAGGTAGTACTTTTAGCAGCGGTAATTATTACTCTGTTTATTTGCACAGCCTGACGTCCGATTTTACAGTGGTCAACTCCACCTTTTCAAATAACCCCTTTCACCTGGTTATCAATGCGGACGCCGCGGCCTCTCTCACAACCCTTCAAAACGTGACCTTTTCAGGCGCCACCTCTCACAGCCTCGCCGTGTATGACTCGGATGTGGAAGTGGTGAACAGCATTTTCGCAGGAGCTTCGACGAACAATTGCACGATCTCGGGAGTTTCGACACTGGTTTCTCTTGGCGGAAACATCGATGATGACAACTCTTGCGGCTTTGCCCATGGCACTGACCTTTCGACGAACCCGCAATTCGATGTTGCAGGCCTTGCAAACAATGGCGGCAGCACACAGACTATCAGTCTCCAGGCTGGCAGCCCTGCTCTGGATAGCGGGCTGAATGCCTACTGCCCCACCACAGATCAAAGAGGGCTCCCACGACCGGCCGATGGCGGTGGGGGGTTAACCTGCGATCGTGGTGCCGTAGAAAAACAATAA
- a CDS encoding glycosyltransferase — protein MANKTLLVVPCYNEERRLNFAEFEKWASEDLQFLFFDDGSTDETASLISQYIENRPFMYFEKGVKNLGKAEAVRSGVLTAKNLPVYGRLDWIGFWDADLATPLFEVSNMFTYADFCKQPVDAVFGSRVFRLGARIERLPYRHYLARVFATLVSVMLGVRSYDSQCGAKLFKKSVAERAFSKHFVSRWIFDVEILLRLDQSRIVEYPLTRWVDVAGSKLRPKDVITVFTDILRIWRKKS, from the coding sequence ATGGCAAATAAAACTTTATTAGTGGTGCCGTGCTACAACGAAGAACGGCGTTTGAATTTTGCAGAATTCGAAAAGTGGGCCAGCGAGGATCTGCAGTTTTTATTTTTTGACGATGGATCTACGGACGAGACGGCTTCACTGATTTCACAGTACATCGAGAATCGCCCGTTTATGTATTTTGAAAAAGGTGTAAAAAATCTGGGTAAAGCTGAGGCTGTGCGATCGGGCGTGTTGACCGCCAAAAATTTACCAGTCTATGGCCGCCTGGATTGGATTGGGTTTTGGGATGCGGATTTAGCTACACCACTCTTTGAAGTCTCAAACATGTTTACCTATGCCGACTTTTGCAAACAACCGGTGGATGCTGTTTTCGGCAGTCGTGTTTTTCGCCTCGGTGCGCGGATTGAACGATTGCCTTATCGCCACTATCTGGCCCGTGTATTTGCCACTCTAGTGAGTGTAATGCTTGGGGTAAGATCTTATGACTCTCAATGTGGTGCGAAGTTATTCAAGAAATCTGTGGCAGAGAGGGCGTTTTCTAAACACTTTGTAAGTCGTTGGATTTTTGATGTGGAAATTCTCCTGCGGCTTGATCAATCCCGCATCGTTGAGTATCCGCTAACAAGATGGGTGGATGTGGCAGGCAGTAAATTGCGACCCAAAGACGTCATTACCGTCTTCACCGACATATTGCGAATTTGGCGTAAAAAGTCTTAA
- a CDS encoding Do family serine endopeptidase — translation MMLRSVFLFFVALVGFSFPNTSEAKLPKVEKGQPMPSDLFVELAKLVNPAVVNISTTQQVRMRRQFGPTGDPFFDLFQQFMGPQMQQPIQPAQSLGTGFIIREDGLILTNNHVIAQADIIQVQLSENDDQLYDAKVVGRDGRTDVALIKINAKKKLPVAILGTSSTLEVGEWVAAFGNPFGHGHTMTKGIISAKGREIDELNRFPFLQTDASINPGNSGGPLVNTAGEVIGVNTAVDARAQGIGFAIPIDDVKSILESLEKFGHIKRGYLGIYLTNVNPSSAQSLGLPSTKGALITQVEPGGPADKAGLKPYDFVLEVNGKEVKSSNDLVRSVMDIPVGGQAKMKINRNGKDQTLMIAVGSHPEDTKLADASPKRQEKTSASELGFKVADMSGSLIKEYNLPRLRKPRPVVVEVIAGSTAAQAGLAPGDVILDVNKKAVYSAKDVVRHFKKKQLNILRVLRQDQVFLAYLEYK, via the coding sequence ATGATGCTTCGATCAGTATTCCTATTTTTTGTGGCCCTCGTGGGCTTTTCATTTCCAAACACATCTGAAGCCAAACTGCCTAAAGTGGAAAAGGGGCAGCCAATGCCCTCTGATCTGTTTGTTGAGTTGGCTAAACTTGTGAATCCGGCGGTAGTGAACATTTCAACCACCCAACAAGTTCGTATGCGGCGACAGTTCGGCCCCACAGGCGACCCCTTTTTTGATCTGTTTCAACAGTTCATGGGGCCGCAAATGCAACAACCTATTCAGCCGGCTCAATCGCTGGGAACCGGCTTTATCATTCGTGAAGACGGATTGATTCTCACCAATAACCACGTGATTGCGCAGGCTGATATTATTCAAGTACAGCTTTCTGAAAACGATGATCAATTATACGACGCTAAAGTTGTAGGGCGCGACGGCCGTACCGATGTGGCATTGATCAAAATTAATGCGAAAAAGAAGCTGCCGGTAGCGATTCTAGGCACCAGTTCGACGCTCGAAGTGGGCGAGTGGGTTGCCGCTTTTGGGAACCCGTTTGGCCACGGACACACGATGACAAAAGGAATTATCTCCGCCAAAGGCCGCGAAATCGATGAACTAAATCGCTTTCCTTTTTTGCAAACAGACGCCAGCATTAACCCAGGCAACTCAGGGGGCCCCCTTGTCAACACGGCTGGTGAAGTGATCGGCGTTAACACGGCTGTCGATGCCCGGGCTCAAGGGATTGGCTTTGCGATTCCCATTGATGATGTGAAGTCCATTTTGGAATCCCTAGAAAAGTTTGGACATATCAAACGAGGGTATCTGGGCATTTACCTCACCAACGTAAATCCTTCCTCGGCCCAATCTCTGGGGCTGCCCTCCACAAAAGGCGCGTTGATCACTCAGGTGGAGCCGGGTGGGCCGGCGGACAAAGCCGGCCTTAAACCCTATGATTTTGTCCTTGAAGTGAACGGTAAAGAAGTAAAATCTTCTAACGACCTGGTCCGATCTGTGATGGACATCCCTGTGGGTGGCCAGGCCAAAATGAAGATCAACCGAAACGGCAAGGATCAAACTTTGATGATTGCCGTGGGGTCTCATCCTGAAGACACCAAACTTGCAGACGCTTCGCCCAAGCGACAAGAAAAAACTTCGGCCTCGGAGCTTGGGTTCAAAGTGGCCGACATGAGCGGAAGTTTGATCAAAGAGTATAATTTGCCACGTCTGCGCAAGCCTCGCCCAGTCGTTGTCGAAGTTATAGCGGGCTCAACCGCTGCTCAAGCGGGCCTTGCTCCGGGGGATGTGATTCTCGATGTAAACAAGAAAGCTGTGTATTCAGCAAAAGATGTGGTCCGCCACTTTAAAAAGAAACAACTCAATATTTTACGAGTGTTGCGACAAGATCAGGTGTTTTTGGCGTACCTTGAATATAAATGA
- a CDS encoding DUF1844 domain-containing protein: protein MENRLEASFSTLILSIASSAAMALGLAPNPTTDKMEKDLNMAQFNIDLLVLLKKKTQNNLEKDEQEFLETILNDLQMKFLQAKGK, encoded by the coding sequence ATGGAAAATCGACTGGAAGCCAGCTTTTCAACATTAATTTTGTCTATTGCTTCATCGGCGGCCATGGCACTGGGGCTAGCCCCCAATCCCACCACCGACAAAATGGAAAAAGACCTGAACATGGCTCAGTTTAATATCGACTTGTTGGTGTTACTGAAAAAGAAAACTCAAAATAATCTTGAAAAAGACGAGCAAGAATTCCTTGAAACCATTTTAAATGATTTGCAGATGAAGTTTCTGCAAGCCAAGGGAAAGTAA
- a CDS encoding M48 family metalloprotease translates to MKSPTRAWIYLITLALVLIVLGHWLGGRDGVLWGVAMALSINSVMYFFGDARILQSVQGHHLEGQDPWRALEILSTLSRKARIPEPKLLVMDQSSPQAFAVGRSWKEATVVVTQGLLDSFDRGELEAILAYQVACIKRLDTLSFGISSLFATLFLWVTRGLDAFLRLITGAKKDPYAPQSHIVTYITAPVVALLLRSSVGSSSYYHIDQLAAELTGQPKTLAQALWKLDSLRATQPFSVSPAAAHMFIVNPLTGKGWSRYFQAQPPVKKRIQNLLGYYPI, encoded by the coding sequence GTGAAAAGTCCAACGCGTGCATGGATTTATCTCATCACCCTGGCATTGGTCTTGATTGTTCTGGGCCACTGGCTTGGCGGCCGCGACGGAGTGCTGTGGGGCGTGGCCATGGCGCTTAGCATCAACAGCGTGATGTACTTTTTCGGCGACGCTCGCATACTGCAGTCCGTCCAGGGCCATCATCTTGAAGGCCAAGACCCGTGGCGAGCTTTAGAAATTCTGTCTACTCTTAGCCGAAAGGCGCGCATTCCCGAGCCGAAACTTCTCGTGATGGATCAATCCTCGCCCCAGGCCTTTGCCGTGGGACGAAGCTGGAAAGAGGCCACCGTTGTTGTCACTCAGGGGCTATTGGACTCCTTTGATCGCGGGGAGCTGGAAGCCATTCTTGCCTATCAGGTGGCCTGCATTAAACGCTTAGACACGCTTTCGTTCGGAATTAGCAGCTTATTTGCCACTTTGTTTTTGTGGGTGACTCGAGGACTCGATGCCTTTTTGCGGTTGATCACTGGTGCAAAAAAAGATCCCTACGCTCCGCAAAGTCATATTGTGACTTACATTACGGCACCCGTGGTGGCCCTCTTGCTGCGCTCCAGTGTTGGGTCAAGCAGCTACTATCATATCGATCAATTGGCGGCTGAACTGACGGGACAACCAAAAACCCTGGCACAGGCACTTTGGAAACTAGATTCTCTGCGGGCCACTCAGCCGTTTTCCGTGTCTCCTGCCGCAGCCCATATGTTTATTGTTAACCCCTTGACTGGCAAAGGTTGGTCTCGATATTTTCAGGCGCAACCGCCCGTTAAAAAACGGATTCAAAACTTGTTGGGATATTATCCCATCTGA
- a CDS encoding MoxR family ATPase: protein MELDIVALNEAIKKESQFVDRAFAEISKVVVGQQEMVEGIIMGLLTGGHVLLEGVPGLAKTLTISSVSQAISLNFQRIQFTPDLLPTDLIGTMIYNLKTGEFTPKKGPIFTNIVLADEINRAPAKVQSALLEAMAEKQVTIGDNTYKLEKPFLVLATQNPLEQEGTYPLPEAQMDRFMFKINVTYPKKAEEMEILERMAKEDIPQIQPMITKEELMHAKSRVDMIYLDDKIKNYIVEIVMASREPGNYGLSHIENLISVGGSPRATISLTRAAKAQAFIRGRGYVTAEDVKSIVYHVLRHRLILTYEAEAEEVTTEDVIKEILSQVEVP, encoded by the coding sequence GTGGAACTAGATATCGTCGCACTCAATGAAGCCATCAAAAAAGAAAGCCAATTTGTAGATAGGGCGTTTGCTGAAATCTCTAAAGTAGTTGTGGGACAACAAGAGATGGTTGAAGGCATCATTATGGGATTGCTGACGGGGGGCCATGTGCTTTTAGAGGGGGTGCCGGGGTTAGCAAAGACGTTAACTATTTCGTCAGTGTCGCAGGCCATCTCGCTCAATTTTCAACGCATTCAATTTACACCGGATTTGCTGCCCACCGACCTCATTGGGACGATGATTTACAATCTGAAAACGGGAGAGTTTACACCTAAAAAGGGGCCGATATTTACAAACATTGTACTAGCCGATGAAATCAACCGGGCGCCAGCAAAAGTTCAAAGTGCCTTGCTTGAAGCCATGGCTGAAAAGCAAGTGACCATTGGTGACAATACTTACAAGTTAGAAAAACCCTTTTTAGTGTTGGCCACACAAAACCCCTTGGAACAAGAAGGCACTTACCCCTTGCCAGAAGCGCAGATGGATCGGTTTATGTTTAAGATAAATGTAACCTATCCAAAAAAAGCAGAAGAAATGGAAATTCTTGAGCGGATGGCTAAAGAAGATATTCCACAGATTCAGCCGATGATCACAAAAGAAGAACTGATGCATGCAAAAAGTCGCGTCGATATGATCTATCTAGATGATAAAATCAAAAATTACATTGTTGAAATTGTGATGGCGAGTCGTGAACCCGGAAACTACGGTTTAAGTCATATTGAAAACCTCATAAGCGTCGGAGGGTCGCCGCGAGCCACGATCAGCTTAACTCGGGCGGCAAAAGCCCAAGCCTTTATTCGGGGACGAGGCTATGTCACAGCCGAAGATGTAAAGTCCATTGTCTATCATGTTCTTCGCCATCGGCTGATCCTGACCTACGAAGCCGAAGCTGAGGAAGTAACAACCGAAGATGTGATTAAAGAAATTCTTAGCCAAGTAGAGGTACCTTAA
- a CDS encoding DUF58 domain-containing protein, translating into MSLPPEILKKVKLLELATRKLVNNRFAGDYHSAFKGQGMTFAEFREYVPGDDIRAISWPLTARTGKPYIKIFDEERENCLMLAVDVSGSSDFGTGEYFKGDVMAHIAALLSFSAVRNNDPTGLVLFSDQVEHYVPPKKGRGHVLRILRDLYYFKPKSRGTRVASALEFLQGVLKKRSHVFIISDFLDQGFDQALRMMGKRHDTVAVVVQDQAEVEIPNLGLIDLQDPETGEVVTVDTGSRAFRRDYSEYKRKERAATEEELKRAQVDRIDIKSNEDFVDPLIVFFKKRARR; encoded by the coding sequence TTGAGTTTGCCGCCAGAGATACTGAAGAAAGTTAAACTCCTTGAGCTGGCCACCCGCAAATTAGTTAACAACCGTTTTGCCGGGGACTACCATTCGGCCTTCAAGGGTCAGGGTATGACCTTTGCGGAGTTTCGTGAGTATGTGCCTGGTGACGACATTCGGGCCATCTCGTGGCCCCTCACGGCCCGAACTGGTAAACCATATATAAAAATCTTCGATGAAGAACGGGAAAATTGCCTCATGTTGGCCGTGGATGTGAGCGGCTCTTCTGATTTTGGGACCGGTGAGTATTTCAAAGGCGACGTGATGGCGCATATTGCGGCGCTTTTGAGTTTTAGTGCTGTACGCAACAATGACCCCACAGGTTTGGTTCTTTTTTCTGATCAGGTGGAGCACTATGTGCCCCCCAAAAAAGGCCGTGGTCATGTTTTGCGAATTTTACGAGATCTGTATTATTTTAAGCCAAAATCCCGCGGCACCCGCGTGGCTTCAGCGCTAGAGTTTTTGCAGGGCGTTTTGAAAAAACGCAGTCATGTTTTTATCATAAGTGATTTCTTGGACCAGGGCTTTGACCAGGCATTGCGGATGATGGGAAAACGCCACGATACAGTGGCTGTGGTGGTGCAGGATCAGGCTGAAGTTGAAATTCCTAATTTAGGTCTGATTGATTTGCAGGATCCTGAGACAGGTGAAGTGGTTACAGTGGATACGGGCTCTAGGGCTTTTCGCCGAGATTATTCAGAGTACAAAAGAAAAGAACGAGCTGCTACAGAAGAAGAGCTCAAGCGCGCTCAAGTGGATCGAATTGATATTAAGAGCAATGAAGATTTTGTAGATCCGTTAATTGTTTTTTTCAAGAAGCGGGCTCGGCGATGA
- a CDS encoding VWA domain-containing protein, whose protein sequence is MTVWNTPWAFLVLIPVLLVVAYLAYRKGRRRGAMQFSAVGVFKNVPKTLRGLLAPIPTAFKVIALVLAVIALARPQRSDTKIRRNVEGIDIVLALDVSDSMLIEDMQPANRLESSKKTIKEFVEKRVSDRVGLVVFSGESYTRVPLTLDYELFQKSLSEVQTSRNIKMGTAIGVALANAVGRLKDSTAKSRVVIFLTDGENNSGTIDPMTAIEIAKGYGVRVYSIGMGVDGEARLPIYIQRGRDKIKQYRPIHSKVNEELLQKMAAETGGKYFRATTSQALDEVFKEINQLETTKIEVNSFTKYTELFPHYLWWAVVFYLMAFGLARTWLRRNP, encoded by the coding sequence ATGACCGTATGGAACACTCCTTGGGCTTTTTTAGTGTTGATTCCCGTTTTGTTGGTGGTGGCTTATCTGGCCTACCGAAAGGGCCGGCGTCGAGGCGCCATGCAATTCAGTGCAGTGGGTGTTTTTAAAAATGTGCCCAAAACCCTTAGAGGACTTTTAGCGCCCATACCGACGGCGTTTAAAGTTATCGCACTTGTTTTGGCAGTCATTGCATTGGCGCGGCCACAAAGGTCAGACACAAAAATACGGCGCAATGTTGAGGGAATTGACATCGTGCTCGCCCTTGACGTGTCAGACAGTATGTTGATTGAAGACATGCAGCCGGCAAATCGGCTTGAGTCCTCCAAGAAAACAATCAAAGAATTTGTTGAGAAGCGAGTGTCGGATAGGGTCGGGTTAGTCGTATTTTCGGGTGAGTCCTACACGCGTGTTCCATTAACCTTAGATTATGAGCTTTTTCAAAAGAGTTTGTCAGAAGTACAGACCTCAAGAAACATCAAAATGGGTACGGCTATCGGAGTGGCCCTCGCCAATGCCGTGGGGCGACTGAAGGATTCGACGGCGAAAAGTCGCGTTGTGATATTTCTCACTGACGGAGAAAATAACAGTGGCACTATTGACCCGATGACGGCCATTGAAATTGCCAAAGGCTATGGTGTTCGTGTTTACAGTATTGGTATGGGAGTCGATGGAGAAGCCAGGTTGCCCATTTACATCCAGCGCGGACGCGACAAAATAAAGCAGTATCGGCCAATTCACAGCAAAGTGAACGAAGAGCTGTTGCAGAAAATGGCGGCTGAAACCGGTGGTAAGTACTTTCGAGCCACCACGTCACAAGCTTTGGACGAAGTTTTCAAAGAAATCAATCAACTTGAAACCACAAAAATTGAAGTGAATAGTTTTACTAAATACACAGAGTTGTTTCCTCATTATTTATGGTGGGCAGTGGTCTTTTACCTAATGGCATTTGGATTGGCCCGCACTTGGCTGAGGAGGAATCCGTAG
- a CDS encoding VWA domain-containing protein has translation MIYRFADPNILKWLWLVPVIVILAYLLQRWQQKKFQRVIGGKLSGFLLSSVSQNKRRIKLILESIVVVLFILALARPQSGERTQKIQSQGVELMLLVDVSESMLAEDVKPSRMDLAKTELVRLSDSGGGDRMGVIAFAGSAILLSPVTPDKSAINMYLDSLGTNSVSTQGTSFKEALQAASDAFKRGGIEEDEKSVVTQAVVMVSDGENHDPGAIEIAEKMASEGVHIFTLAVGTEKGGAIPLRQHGQLKGYKKDSSGQVVMTQTSGEALKAIAQAGKGSFYHLTFGGNAISNLRRDLDQLEKSEFDSAEVSQYDENYQWPLGLAIVLALIELLLGERRPEGRIWKGRFEVTVS, from the coding sequence ATGATCTATCGGTTTGCTGACCCCAATATTCTAAAATGGCTTTGGTTGGTGCCGGTCATAGTGATTTTGGCCTATTTGTTACAGCGATGGCAGCAAAAGAAATTTCAAAGAGTCATTGGTGGTAAGTTGTCTGGTTTTTTGCTGTCGTCGGTTTCACAAAATAAACGTCGAATAAAGCTTATCCTGGAATCTATTGTTGTGGTGCTTTTTATATTGGCCCTTGCCAGGCCTCAGTCAGGGGAGCGCACCCAAAAAATTCAGAGCCAAGGTGTAGAGTTGATGCTTCTCGTGGATGTTTCAGAAAGTATGTTGGCGGAAGATGTGAAGCCCAGTCGTATGGATTTGGCAAAAACCGAATTGGTGCGACTTTCTGACTCGGGTGGCGGCGACCGCATGGGAGTGATTGCCTTTGCGGGTTCGGCTATTTTGTTGTCGCCGGTGACGCCTGACAAATCGGCCATCAATATGTATTTAGATTCTCTCGGCACAAACTCCGTGTCTACACAGGGAACGAGTTTTAAAGAAGCGCTGCAAGCGGCTAGCGACGCATTTAAGCGCGGGGGCATTGAGGAAGATGAAAAATCAGTGGTGACGCAAGCTGTAGTGATGGTGTCTGATGGAGAAAATCACGATCCCGGAGCCATAGAGATTGCGGAAAAAATGGCCAGCGAAGGCGTACATATTTTCACTCTTGCAGTGGGGACCGAAAAGGGCGGAGCCATTCCCCTTCGGCAACATGGCCAACTTAAAGGCTATAAAAAGGATTCGTCGGGCCAGGTGGTCATGACACAAACTTCAGGTGAGGCACTAAAGGCCATTGCGCAAGCCGGAAAAGGTAGTTTTTATCACTTAACATTTGGTGGAAACGCCATATCCAATCTGAGACGGGACCTGGACCAGTTAGAAAAAAGCGAATTTGATAGTGCTGAAGTCTCGCAATATGATGAAAACTATCAATGGCCCCTTGGGCTTGCCATTGTGTTGGCGCTCATTGAATTGCTCTTGGGCGAGCGACGACCCGAGGGTCGAATTTGGAAAGGCCGATTTGAGGTAACAGTTTCATGA